tgccatctcagaggtatggcgaccacagacaaaaaagagttatctcccttaccttctagacatttccggaactgtccagtttatttttcattcttcatttcttcccctcataggagcaatagcgagtctctaatatcactggcatgatgtgcttgctacaggtgaacagtaggcactgaactggtcttgcaccatataggctgtattcaataaatgggaggtccataatctgagaaaggaaacaatgaatcaagaaactaaaacccaggtgcacatctgcggcacctagggagtgtacgtgcacacgatcttgttcctgcctcttgccatctcagaggtatggcgaccacagacaaaaaagagttatctcccttaccttctagaaatttccggaactgtccagttaatttttcattcttcatttcttcccctcataggagcaatagcgagtctctaatatcactggcatgatgtgcttgctacaggtgaacagtaggcactgaactggtcttgcaccatataggctgtattcaataaatgggaggtccataatctgagaaaggaaacaatgaatcaagaaactaaaacccaggtgcacatctgcggcacctagggagtgtacgtgcacacgatcttgttcctgcctcttgccatctcagaggtatggcgaccacagacagacagacagacagacagacagacagacagacactctcttttatttNNNNNNNNNNNNNNNNNNNNNNNNNNNNNNNNNNNNNNNNNNNNNNNNNNNNNNNNNNNNNNNNNNNNNNNNNNNNNNNNNNNNNNNNNNNNNNNNNNNNNNNNNNNNNNNNNNNNNNNNNNNNNNNNNNNNNNNNNNNNNNNNNNNNNNNNNNNNNNNNNNNNNNNNNNNNNNNNNNNNNNNNNNNNNNNNNNNNNNNNATGAGACaactttaaaggcagagtaagcctcccgtaaaccatcacagatacggtcaggcttttacacacagtacaaacaccctttcatttaaacactcaccaattgagaacatcctaggtgccctccgtaaagagcgaacaattttcaaagaatttatttttgcgtggtttatcttacccctgagccatcgtgaacccgtgtgatccagttttcccttttcacaatgcagtcgtcatagttagtcatttgaatgcgactcgacgtgagcttatctagaATAGcacgtttttgactcacatgcgaagcaaaagtgagtctatgtactcacccgagtcgtccgtccgtccggacgtctgtccggacgtccgtccgtccggaaaactttaacgttcgatatttcttggacactattcagtctatcagtaccaaatttggcaagatggtgtatgatgacaaggccccaaaaaacatacatagcatcttgaccttgcttcagggtcaaggtcgcaggggccataaatgttgcctaaaaaacagctatttttcacatttttctctgaagtttttgagattgaatacctcacctatatatgatatatagggcaaagtaagccccatcttttgataccagtttggtttaccttgcttcaaggtcaaggtcacaggagctcttcaaagttggattgtatacatattttgaagtgaccttgaccctgaactatggaagataactgtttcaaacttaaaaattatgtggggcacatgttatgctttcatcatgagacacatttggtcacatatgatcaaggtcaaggtcactttgacccttatgaaatgtgaccaaaataaggtagtgaaccactaaaagtgaccatatctcatggtagaaagagccaataagcaccattgtacttcctatgtcttgaattaacagctttgtgttgcatgaccttggatgaccttgggtcaaggtcacatgtattttggtaggaaaaatgtgtaaagcatgtgagtcgtatgggctttgcccttcttgtttatgcacgaaacaacggctgtggttcacaagaactctagcgatggcttttgactgttgcggagaggaacggcgatttgcactgataaaaccgtcgtctgccacgacccttgcgtgaccctgcttccgggcttttctttttttaaactttcacaacttcgaattgttctgatcttgtcttgatgaaaaacgaattcttttatgattaaagaatgtttgtgtaacaagctgtcaatttattatttagattttaaaagttaggtctagcgcaaaaacgaggcgccattgttcttcagggccaagtccacgaaaataaattcttggaaaatgtctcacgctcgacagaaagcagtcaggatgttcccgttcggtgagcgttcaaatggaagtatgcttgtactgtatttagacgctcggggagctctgtgatggtttacgggaggcttactgtgcctttaagccagCCGAAAATTTGCTCAAAGTTGAGATGGTTGACTTTACGCCGAGAGCGCGAAAACCAGCGTGCATTAGCGGTCTTACGTTCGTTGAGCACAGCGTTTCCTGCTTAACTGTGAGCTTGCTCCCCCCCAGGCTTAAAGCTGAGCTTGGCAGAGATAACGGACTTAACCACCCAGTTGTCGCTTGCAAGATGAAACTTTTTAACCAGAAAAGTCAACAGACTTTTAACTATTTATCATTTGCAAACTACAAAACGTCGCAGGAACCCACGTTAGACAACTTTTATTATTTAATTTAAAAAGATATCTATCAATTTTTATTTATCTCAtagtattttgttttattttattcattttttttaactattatttttatttttttatttttttataaatactttttttttatccgtttttttttatgttttactttatttattatttttttggtcGATGTTAACCTTTTCAGTAGAGAGCATTGCAAGAATGCATTAATAGCACTATCACGCCGTAATGCTCTTTTCTGTACTACACGGTTAACGGCAAAAAAAACCCGGCATCTCCTTTTGTCTGTACATGCTTCAATGCGCCCTTTACCCGCGAAGCGATCAAACGGTTTTCATTGGTTGTTGCTGACTACATTTGCCGTGACGTCATGGAATCTCCCACCGTCGACTTGCACTCTGACAAGTCGGCCATTGAGACGGCTCATGCACGCCAGTTGTGTAGCGCGCAAAACTCTGACTTTACAAAGCAAGCTTCGGGGTAAGACGAGCAGGTTAAGcaagctttttatatttagtcaagttttgactaaatattttaacatcgagggggaatcgaaacgagggtcgtggtgtatgtgcgtgtgtgtgtgcgtgtgtgtgtctgtgtgtgtgagtagagcgattcagactaaactactggaccgatctttatgaaatttgacatgagagttcctgggtatgaaatccccgaacgtttttttcatttttttgataaatgtctttgatgacgtcatatccggcttttcgtgaaagttgaggcggcactgtcacgccctcatttttcaaccaaattggttgaaattttggtcaagtaatcttcgacgaagcccggacttcggtattgcatttcagcttggtggcttaaaaattaattaatgactttggtcattaaaaatctgaaaattgtaaaaaaaaaataaaaatttataaaacgatccaaatttacgtttatcttattctccatcattttctgattccaaaaacatataaatatgttatattcggattaaaaacaagctctgaaaattaaatatataaaaattattatgaaaattaaattgtccaaatcaatttaaaaacactttcatcttattccttgtcggttcctgattccaaaaacatatagatatgatatgtttggattaaaaacacgctcagaaagttaaaacaaagagaggtacagaaaagcgtgctatccttcttagcgcaactactaccccgctcttcttgtcaatttcactgcctttgccatgagcggtggactgacgatgctacgagtatacggtcttgctgaaaaatggcattgcgttcagtttcattctgtgagttcgacagctacttgactaaatattgtattttcgccttacgcgacttgttaagttCTCTTGTGCACATCACCCCTGGTGATTAACTGCATGCTATCTTGACCTGCTGATATAGCAACTGCAACAGTTTTAATGGACGGAGTAATGTCAAACTCAGGAATTCCATCAAAGAGATTTATGCATCCATGTGACAGCGTTAGGGTCCATGCGAATCACATGCCGACTTAGACCGGCCGTTGAATTTTGCGACTGCTGCgtgggaggagggggtggtggtggggctGGCACAgctggtgggggtggtggtggtgggggcagCGCTGGTGATGAAGATGGTGGATGCTGTGATAAAGCGTTTGTGTTCTGGTTGACCCGAGCTTTAGTGCTGTCTGAATCATCGGATGAATCACCTGAGGTACCCAGAAGTTTCTGTAGCTGTTGACAAAGGTCGACAGAAAAAAGTAGTGGAATCTAAATGCaaaacacactcgcacacaatAGGTTTATTCCTCTTTTTGCTCTTCTTTCTGAATCAGAAGTCTTACAGAAAGTCACTGcactcattcttcttcttcttcttcttctgcgttcgtgggctgaaactcccacgtacactcgtgtttttttgcacgagtggaattttacgtgtatgaccgttttttaccccaccatttaggcagccatacgccgttttcggaggaagcatgctgggtattttcgtgtttctataacccaccgaactctgacatggattacaggatctttttcgtgcgcacttggtcttgtgcttgcgtatacacacggaggtgttcggacaccgaggagagtctgcacaaaaagttgactctgagaaataaatctctcgcggaacgtggggacgaactcacgctgacagcggccaaccggatacaaatccagcgcgctaccgactgagctacatccccgcccactgcACTCATTCATTCTTTGTTTctatcttcttttcttttttctttttttttacagttattaaattctttacatttttgttttacatttactTAATTATTTAttctatcttttaagttttataGTAAGCAACTAGCACTCTCTGTACTTTTATGGAGCACACCACTGCATTTGAGTGTACAATTATTCTTGAAAAACTTCTAGATAACAATCATGCACTCACAAACTGTTCAGAGACCCTGCTGGCATTGGCACCCAGGCTGACCACAGGGCCACACTCTGTGTATCCCAGGTGAGAGTAGAAACCCTGCTTGTCCAGTGTATTCAGGTAAACTGTCTTGAAATTCATCCTgggaaacaaagaaataaaaattgATGGTACTCGCAGTTCAAGTTTAGGACTCTAAAATagcatacatgtactttatatatatgtttgaaTTCAAAAGAATGTGAAAGATAGGTTTTGGGTTGTTAGGAACAAAACCAGAATGAATGTGTCCTGGGCATATTAGtgcgtgtctgtttgtgtgtgtgcatgtctgtgcaAGACTGTCAAGTGTTTTCAATcatgaaactgaaagctatgtCCTTTGCAAATCCTACTGACCCTCTGGCAAACTGTTCTGTAGCATCCATGAGTTTCCGGCCCAGTCCTTTCCCTCGTAAGTCATGGTGGATGATCACTGGAATGACATTTCCGCACATGAAAATCACAGATCTTTTAGCATGAAAAAAAAGTggcaaaaaaaatgtttgtgtttgggtgggggggggttaagAGTAAATTAGAGTGAGTGAAAGTGTGCAcccaaaaacacacactaaacatGAACTGGTGGTGCTACTGTAGTAATATTTCAAACTAcctgtacagtgaaacctctgtTTTAAGTCATCCATAAAAGTAGGTCTTAttatggaggaagtcttaaaaaaaaagtacatttgCAGAATTTATGAAGGGAAAATCTTAATCttgaaaaacaaggtcttaaaatggagggtctGCTGAAACAGGTTTCGGTGTACCATGAAAAATAGATAATCAACGTCAGGAAGCAGAGTAGGTCACCTTTCCAGGTAAGCCATCATTTTCAAAATAGATTATTATGGGTAAAACATGGACATTTTCAAAAACAATTATCACCTGACTCAAAGAGACACGCTTTATCCTTCCCCTGTACGGCTACTACTTGACTAAAGCCGATGACTTCCTTGCTGTCAACTTGTCTGTAGACCAGGCAGCATGGCAGGCCATCGCATGACTTATTCAGGCTGTGTTCCCTATaacaaaacaatttgtttttcatCATTAGACATTCAGAAATACGCACAATCAGACTTAGGTATTGTGACACATGCTTACAAAGTTACATGTATgcatagctctctctctctctctctctctctctctctctctctctctctctctctcgcacacgcacacacaaaacacacaggtATGCACGGTATGTTATCAATGTGATGTTGTTTCAAAGTTGTTAGCAACAGTAACCAAACAGAAGCCAGGAACTGAGGAAGACACTTCCGAATGTCAGCGTTTTACATACCTGGCTGCTTTGCTTCTTGGCCATTCGGCGTTCAGAATAGCGCAGCAGTCATCAAAATGACGTTTGTTCTTGTGAAGATGAACAAGTTCGTATTCCATGCTTCTAACGGATGCAAAACCCCGTCTGTGTTCTCACGCTCAACACTAGTGAAGTAGACGACGCATGTTGACAGCCATCTTGGCAAGGGAGATCAATTCTGCTGATTTCTGCACGAAAATGCCAGTGTTAACTCCCCTGAATTAAAAGAGACGGTGAAAACACCTTCTGtcaagtcagtgtgtgtgcatgtattatGTATATCATTTCCTTCATAAATAGTAAATTTAATGTTCGGAAGAGTTTTTCTCCTTATTCTTTGTCATGATTGTCAAATTTGGATTTCAAGAAAACCAAATTCACTaaccaaagaaaacaacaacaaccaaacaaacaacaacaacaaacagttgGAAGACGGGGATTGCCGCATGATGGGATGGGTTGAAAGGGTCCACTCATTGTGAGCCTTATGTCTGTTTTCATCTTCTTTGAAATCCCAAAACAGATAGAACGCTAATTAACGTTCCTAacttcagaatttaaaaaaatggccGTAAGTTATTGGAACTTTTCACGTCACGAGAAACCATGCAAGACATTCACAACTGAGTAGCCTACATCAGTATCGACCCAATGATCTTtatagtggacagacagacggacatatgtTCCAGTAACTGACCTTTTTTCAACGGCTTCTTTGAGTTCAAATAATGCTTTGTGAATGCAGTCTGGCGGCTGAGGCGAATTTGTTTGACTTGTATTGAGGAAATCTCGCGCAGGCGTTTCAGTTtctttggggttttttttctctcccaaaaGCAGTATTTTTAAGACACCGGCCAAGTTTGAATTGAGTAATGCCTGAATTCTTTTCCATTTAACATTACTTTTAGAGAGTAAGTAAAAATCACACAATTTTTCACGCGCCTGTGCATCAGTGATCCATTCAGCAGTCTCTGATTCAGCTCTGGAACCTGATGCCAGAGCGAAGTGGCCGACACTTTGGTGCTACTGTTTTCCTTGCATTCCGCACCGTGCGGGTGTTTGCAAGCAACGCCCTGCCGGTTAGATAGGGCTCGCTGTTCTGTCTGTACACGTTCTGTCTTCTCAGTTTTCTGTTTGCTTTCAGTCTTGGACGGTTCCACCCTTTGCTGAAAATAAACGCACAAAAAGAAGAATTAttcagtgtgtgggtgtgtgtgtggggggggggggggggggccggttcgtgtgtgttagagtgtaggctattgtgtgtgtgtgtgtgtgtgtgtgtgtgtgtgtgtgtgtgtgtgtgtgtgtgtgtgtgtgtgttagatgtAAATATTCATTTATGAAATAAACATTGACCTTCATATTTATGGAGTCTCCTGCTATACACTGGGCTGACTCTGTGTGACTGAGACGATCATCATTCTGTAAGGACGGAGGGGGCGTGGGGATTGTGGCGCTGGTCGTGCTGAAGTATATATggtcagagacatagatagaatttgtccaaccaatcaGCTTTttaatttaacttagaaatttgattcatcctaaaatgtttcccttctttctcaagggacgtaaccactcggtacacgttttcgaataaatcgattttgggggtgaaatctattacatttcaccaccaattttcttcacatgcaagaaactgacatgcttttcgtccataaataatttcacttcttaatttttaccaggaaacaacatttcagtcttgagtatatatcgagggggaaatatgcacacaggcgaaagatgaaatcgtgacaccggaacGGAGGATGTTTTTATTTATGCCAATTAACTGCTTTGTGCTCCTTTTAGATTGACATCTTGAGTACAATCGTTTCCACCCTAATCTGACAGTTGCCCCAACACAGGAGCCAACGGTAGCACAGAAACCATCTTTGCACCGGTGTCCTTCAAACATAGCACCCTTGTCAAAACATATGTATAGGATTAACCGTGTCAAACTATAaactggtacacacacacacacacacacacacacacacaccgtgtgaATAACTTTCGGGTCATGCTTGTGAGCACACTGGGTGATGCCCACAGACGTATGTCTGTGGCTGATGTCACCTGGGCTGacgtgcacgagaaagttaccactcgagtgggagccagccgcgcggtcggattggttgaaaatgAGGTGTGTGTgggatttcaaccaatccggcTCCGCGGCTGGCTCCGTTGGGGTGGTTACTTTCTCGTGCACTTACCGGCCCAGAACGAAGCCTACCGTGGCACAAATATACGCTTTCAAAAAATGATATGCAGACTTTTAAGAATAAAGGTAGCAATATTCCGCAAaccactttctttttcttttactttttcTGTATACTATGTCGGCTTGCGAGCTCCGCCGTTGATGGTAAAAGGAACAACCAACATGATGTGGCAAAGGACATCCCTCAAAGGATACGATCAAACAGGCTTCAGGCTATATATATCACTAAAAGGGGGATAGTACATAACACCCGTCTTCTTTTCCTTTTCCCTTTTTCAAATCCAAACTTGGGTTTTGGTTACTGTGTCTTTccatatttacacacacaggTCCCTCTCGCTTCTTCTGGGGTATCTGTAGCCATTAGTTCAGTGTTAGAAAATGTCAAGTTTTTAATGAGCTTCCGGTAAGCCCgtcagtcaacaacaacaaaaaggtcAATAGTTGTttgaacatgactgtgagccaCAACACCACTTTTTAAAGAATTTCGTAACGACTATAGCGGGAAAACGCAGCAGTTGAAGAGGAACAACAGTTGCATGGTACACCGGTAACGCAAGCTGGCAGCAATCGCAGAAAGTTGCTGGTGGGGCGAGTTCACGTGAGGATGTAAACTTGCCGGTTACTCTCCCCAGTTTCcactctccgtctctctcttctctctgttcCCCTCTGACTCCGCCCTCACAAGAGCGCTAAAAACATGGCAGTAATCGAGT
This Littorina saxatilis isolate snail1 linkage group LG17, US_GU_Lsax_2.0, whole genome shotgun sequence DNA region includes the following protein-coding sequences:
- the LOC138951652 gene encoding N-alpha-acetyltransferase 80-like, which encodes MEYELVHLHKNKRHFDDCCAILNAEWPRSKAAREHSLNKSCDGLPCCLVYRQVDSKEVIGFSQVVAVQGKDKACLFESVIIHHDLRGKGLGRKLMDATEQFARGMNFKTVYLNTLDKQGFYSHLGYTECGPVVSLGANASRVSEQFLQKLLGTSGDSSDDSDSTKARVNQNTNALSQHPPSSSPALPPPPPPPPAVPAPPPPPPPTQQSQNSTAGLSRHVIRMDPNAVTWMHKSL